Below is a genomic region from Methanobrevibacter sp..
AGAAATTTACATCATATAAAATTTTTTTTTAATTTACTCAAAAAATTATAATTTTTTAAAATTTTCATCTTTTAAAATTTTTTTATTATTCTAAAAATTATAATTTTTAAAAATTTTTAATTTTATTCTCAAAAAATATGATTTTTTAAAATTTTTATATTTACTATTTTCAAAAATTATTTTTCTATTTTTTAAAAATTTCAAAAAAATATAATTTATCTATTTTTTATAAGGTCCGAAATTTTCCAATTTCCTACTTGCTATCATAGATGCGAAATCACCTGATTTTTTAAAAGTTTGGTTATTTAACCTTGCTGATATATATGCAGCCATATAAGTATCACCACATCCAGTTGCATCTATAATATTATTGCATTTAACTGCATTTATTTTAATACTTTCACCATTAATCTCAATAATCCTTGAACCTTTACTTCCATTTGTGACAACTAAGTTTGAATCGTAAAATTTTTCACTTTTTATGATATCAAATTCGTCTTCATCAAGGAAAATTGTATCGCTAATCTCAAAAACATATTTTAGATCTTCAGATAGTTTTAGTATCATCGAATCATCTTCACCTTCCAATCTTAAGAATCCCTGAAGTGAAATGAAAATTGGAACATCAAAAGATTTTAGGTAAGTCAAGGTTTGGATTGGAAAGTCATTGCTGTTAAGTGGTGCCAATACAAAGGCATCGATATTTTCAGCATCAAGGTCATCATCTTCAAAAATAGTCCTTAAGTCATCAACTGAAATTGGAATATTTGCAAAATTGGTGGATTGCTTTCTGATGTCAAGGTTATTCTTATCAGGATATTCATTAATGAAATAGTGAGTGTCTTCCTTTAGAATAGGCCTTAGCTTTGACTTGTCTGGAAACTCATCGATTAGATTAACATTTGAAGCATTAACTATTGCTAAGTAATCATTATAGAACTCTTCATAGACAAAACTCTGAAAAAGGCTTGCGCCACCTACCTTAGAGTATTCACTGTCTCCGATTATAATCAAGTCTTCACATGCCGGTCCAATCAAAACAAGGGTCATAGTAATCAATCATAATCTCTTTTTAAAAATATATAAATTTAGTGAAAAAATTATAAATCTCAAAAAGCAATTAAATTAATGTAAACTAAAAGACAATAGGTAATGATATGGATATTTTAAGCTTGCCCCTTAACATCATCATAGGAAACATTATATCTTTTTTTGCATCAATTGCACTTGTCATAAGCTGCATTGTCAACGACAAAAGGGAAGCTTACAAATATCAGGTCATTGAAGCTCTCATTTTAACCGTATCATCTGCATTCTTCCTGTCCTGGACTGGAATACTTACAATGCTCATTGCAGCAGCAAGGAATTATCTGGTCATGAATGAAAGGCTAAGCTCAAGATTGGCCATCATGTTCATTATTATAACATTGATCATCTGTCCGATAATCAATACAATGGGCCTGATTGGTCTTCTTCCTATGATTGGAATCATACAGCTTACCATCTGCAATTATTATCTTAAGGAAATCA
It encodes:
- a CDS encoding PfkB family carbohydrate kinase, with the protein product MTLVLIGPACEDLIIIGDSEYSKVGGASLFQSFVYEEFYNDYLAIVNASNVNLIDEFPDKSKLRPILKEDTHYFINEYPDKNNLDIRKQSTNFANIPISVDDLRTIFEDDDLDAENIDAFVLAPLNSNDFPIQTLTYLKSFDVPIFISLQGFLRLEGEDDSMILKLSEDLKYVFEISDTIFLDEDEFDIIKSEKFYDSNLVVTNGSKGSRIIEINGESIKINAVKCNNIIDATGCGDTYMAAYISARLNNQTFKKSGDFASMIASRKLENFGPYKK
- a CDS encoding YgjV family protein; translation: MDILSLPLNIIIGNIISFFASIALVISCIVNDKREAYKYQVIEALILTVSSAFFLSWTGILTMLIAAARNYLVMNERLSSRLAIMFIIITLIICPIINTMGLIGLLPMIGIIQLTICNYYLKEIKWIKVAFIVNVLIYAVYFIGIYDIVSCLTQVITAIIGFISLFKLIRDEREEKIV